The Alosa sapidissima isolate fAloSap1 chromosome 5, fAloSap1.pri, whole genome shotgun sequence genome has a window encoding:
- the LOC121709086 gene encoding uncharacterized protein LOC121709086 isoform X1 has protein sequence MAILQHEMTILQYPHQPKLLRLQSPQQQPGLLYIPSQYSAQRYPSHKMYSDVLGALITRYPFLRDGSLSGFETLLECLKNKFKKERRTLVHMDKVLEMKQKYGQKHPSTTTGLTRPSPNRKRQLSTEPVEAEDTQSIAEHLKAITEELHKSRPNFENIKWRMERTLHARTPIYKISTAAELFQQCPFLKVPCLLLYEMKLRFGQDLDLVLSSYLHDAAEKIVETCKGPLKNSFTATMLQAHPLQSKCMLNNAAVMLLPTLMKENHKLLYCINEEPPAPTPTMMIRCENSPLAEVMVSIKIDGEFVIGPSPDIDASLGLVCIFCLYFLFDVQYPKEVHHTLLFFERRLNLSMSKPSTPVLRVEKMLS, from the exons ATGGCCATCCTCCAACACG aAATGACAATCTTGCAGTACCCCCACCAACCCAAACTACTCCGACTCCAATCCCCACAACAACAGCCTGGCCTGCTTTATATACCCTCCCAGTATTCAGCCCAGAG GTATCCAAGCCATAAAATGTATAGCGATGTCCTGGGAGCACTTATAACCCGGTATCCATTTCTCAGGGATGGAAGCCTCTCTGGATTT GAAACCCTTTTGGAGTGCCtaaaaaataaattcaaaaaAGAGCGGAGAACCCTTGTACACATGGACAAAGTCCTAGAGATGAAGCAGAAATATGGGCAAAAACATCCATCAACAACAACAGGGTTGACAAGACCAAGCCCCAATAGGAAACGACAA CTCTCAACCGAACCAGTGGAAGCGGAGGATACTCAAAGTATTGCTGAACACTTGAAAGCCATCACTGAAGAGCTACACAAAAGCAGGCCAAATTTTGAGAACATCAAGTGGAGGATGGAAAGGACTCTGCATGCACGAACTCCAATCTATAAGATCTCTACAGCTGCAGAGCTATTCCAGCAGTGTCCATTCCTAAAAGTCCCTTGTCTG CTACTTTACGAAATGAAGCTAAGATTTGGCCAGGACTTGGACTTGGTGCTTAGCAGTTACCTGCATGATGCTGCTGAGAAGATAGTTGAGACCTGTAAAGGACCACTAAAGAACTCATTTACTGCTACAATGTTGCAGGCACACCCACTGCAATCAAAAT GTATGCTGAACAATGCTGCCGTGATGCTCCTGCCGACACTGATGAAGGAAAACCATAAATTACTGTACTGCATCAATGAG GAACCACCAGCACCGACGCCAACCATGATGATTCGTTGTGAAAATTCTCCTTTGGCGGAAGTAATGGTTTCCATCAAGATTGATGGCGAATTTGTCATTGGCCCCTCCCCTGACATTGATGCCTCCTTAGGCCTTGtctgtattttttgtttatattttctttttgatgTTCAATACCCAAAAGAGGTCCACCACACATTACTATTCTTTGAAAGACGCCTTAACCTGTCTATGTCTAAGCCCTCCACTCCAGTGTtgcgtgtggaaaaaatgtTATCATAA
- the LOC121709086 gene encoding uncharacterized protein LOC121709086 isoform X2 has product MTRYTWYPSHKMYSDVLGALITRYPFLRDGSLSGFETLLECLKNKFKKERRTLVHMDKVLEMKQKYGQKHPSTTTGLTRPSPNRKRQLSTEPVEAEDTQSIAEHLKAITEELHKSRPNFENIKWRMERTLHARTPIYKISTAAELFQQCPFLKVPCLLLYEMKLRFGQDLDLVLSSYLHDAAEKIVETCKGPLKNSFTATMLQAHPLQSKCMLNNAAVMLLPTLMKENHKLLYCINEEPPAPTPTMMIRCENSPLAEVMVSIKIDGEFVIGPSPDIDASLGLVCIFCLYFLFDVQYPKEVHHTLLFFERRLNLSMSKPSTPVLRVEKMLS; this is encoded by the exons ATGACACGTTATACATG GTATCCAAGCCATAAAATGTATAGCGATGTCCTGGGAGCACTTATAACCCGGTATCCATTTCTCAGGGATGGAAGCCTCTCTGGATTT GAAACCCTTTTGGAGTGCCtaaaaaataaattcaaaaaAGAGCGGAGAACCCTTGTACACATGGACAAAGTCCTAGAGATGAAGCAGAAATATGGGCAAAAACATCCATCAACAACAACAGGGTTGACAAGACCAAGCCCCAATAGGAAACGACAA CTCTCAACCGAACCAGTGGAAGCGGAGGATACTCAAAGTATTGCTGAACACTTGAAAGCCATCACTGAAGAGCTACACAAAAGCAGGCCAAATTTTGAGAACATCAAGTGGAGGATGGAAAGGACTCTGCATGCACGAACTCCAATCTATAAGATCTCTACAGCTGCAGAGCTATTCCAGCAGTGTCCATTCCTAAAAGTCCCTTGTCTG CTACTTTACGAAATGAAGCTAAGATTTGGCCAGGACTTGGACTTGGTGCTTAGCAGTTACCTGCATGATGCTGCTGAGAAGATAGTTGAGACCTGTAAAGGACCACTAAAGAACTCATTTACTGCTACAATGTTGCAGGCACACCCACTGCAATCAAAAT GTATGCTGAACAATGCTGCCGTGATGCTCCTGCCGACACTGATGAAGGAAAACCATAAATTACTGTACTGCATCAATGAG GAACCACCAGCACCGACGCCAACCATGATGATTCGTTGTGAAAATTCTCCTTTGGCGGAAGTAATGGTTTCCATCAAGATTGATGGCGAATTTGTCATTGGCCCCTCCCCTGACATTGATGCCTCCTTAGGCCTTGtctgtattttttgtttatattttctttttgatgTTCAATACCCAAAAGAGGTCCACCACACATTACTATTCTTTGAAAGACGCCTTAACCTGTCTATGTCTAAGCCCTCCACTCCAGTGTtgcgtgtggaaaaaatgtTATCATAA